One genomic window of Sphingomonas sp. C3-2 includes the following:
- a CDS encoding TonB-dependent receptor — MVRVNHRAGFVRALALLGVSAAAISLPAAAWAQDGGNQPTALDDIIVTAEKRSESLQRVPLAISAVSADTIETRRITDASMLSAVAPNLTTTTGPSTKGHLIIQVRGVGESEPILTADSPVGVYVDGVIVGRSTGAVFELVDLERIEVLRGPQGTLYGRNTTGGAVSLISRKPSDEFGMEMTGSYGNRGYWQAKGSLDTGELGNSGLKAKFSYLHKQADGFVNSLNAKSSRDPGAYNTDAFRIALAFDNGGPFRANYTFDWSEMEAVATLSQLAAARPDVIDYFSNSAALGGTAFIPPSSERRGEARPDYTGTYDRSVSHTFSAEADFTDNLTFRSITGFREWKNRIQNTDLDGNSGLRGLVVSPAPAGIKEVWLFGGDNDRKQHQFSQEFNLLGQAGDSFDYVLGAFYFNEEARELNPQWYTFVRNIPGTGLVGINLTNTMKYRHRNESKAVFGQATYRFTDQLSFTGGLRYTADEKKLYQESPFARQLERSFSKLNYSATLTYQATPDIMAYGRIASGYKAGGFNPRAINDGYDPESVTNYEVGVKSEFFDRRLRFNGTVFYADLKDKQLNQLVAGTGGASSQTINAGKADFKGVELEMEALPFDGLRLNASFGYVDRNFSELLALNPVTNLIEDYSDIAKFSYSASTTANVGGEYSIPDVAGGRLSFRLDWAYKSRVRFNILPGEPFSPNDAAIQAPGYGLLDGRIMLANVPMGGTEASFTLWGKNLTNKEYRTAGIDFGSLGFATSNYGEPRSYGVDMKVKF; from the coding sequence GTGGTACGTGTAAATCATCGCGCCGGTTTCGTAAGGGCGCTGGCACTTCTCGGTGTATCGGCTGCGGCCATCAGCCTGCCGGCTGCCGCCTGGGCGCAGGATGGCGGCAACCAGCCGACCGCGCTCGACGACATCATCGTCACCGCTGAAAAGCGCAGTGAATCGCTGCAGCGCGTCCCGCTCGCGATCAGCGCGGTCAGCGCCGATACGATCGAAACGCGCCGCATCACCGACGCCTCGATGCTGAGCGCAGTCGCGCCGAACCTCACCACCACCACCGGCCCGTCGACCAAGGGGCACCTTATCATCCAGGTGCGCGGCGTCGGGGAATCCGAACCGATCCTCACCGCAGACTCGCCCGTCGGCGTCTATGTCGACGGCGTCATCGTCGGCCGCTCGACCGGCGCGGTGTTCGAACTTGTCGATCTCGAACGTATCGAGGTGCTGCGCGGCCCGCAGGGCACGCTCTATGGCCGCAACACCACGGGCGGCGCGGTCAGCCTCATTTCGCGCAAGCCCTCCGACGAATTTGGCATGGAAATGACGGGGTCGTACGGCAACCGCGGCTACTGGCAGGCCAAGGGCTCGCTCGACACCGGCGAACTGGGCAATAGCGGGCTCAAGGCCAAGTTCAGCTATCTCCACAAGCAGGCCGACGGTTTCGTCAATTCCCTCAACGCCAAATCGAGCCGAGATCCCGGCGCCTACAACACCGATGCGTTCCGCATCGCGCTGGCGTTCGACAATGGCGGGCCGTTCCGCGCAAATTACACGTTCGACTGGTCGGAAATGGAGGCTGTCGCCACGCTGTCACAGCTCGCCGCCGCACGTCCGGACGTGATCGATTATTTCAGCAATTCAGCGGCGCTTGGCGGTACGGCCTTCATCCCGCCCAGCAGCGAACGCCGGGGCGAGGCGCGTCCCGATTATACCGGCACCTATGATCGCAGCGTCAGCCACACCTTCTCGGCCGAAGCCGATTTCACTGACAATCTCACCTTCCGGTCGATCACGGGCTTCCGCGAATGGAAGAACCGCATCCAGAACACCGATCTCGACGGCAATTCGGGGCTGAGGGGGCTTGTCGTTAGCCCGGCTCCCGCAGGCATCAAGGAAGTCTGGCTGTTCGGCGGTGACAATGATCGCAAGCAGCACCAGTTCAGCCAGGAATTTAACCTGCTGGGTCAGGCGGGTGACTCGTTCGATTATGTTCTCGGCGCCTTCTACTTCAACGAGGAAGCCCGCGAGCTCAATCCGCAATGGTACACCTTTGTCCGCAACATCCCGGGCACCGGGCTGGTCGGCATCAACCTGACCAACACGATGAAATATCGCCACCGCAACGAATCCAAGGCGGTGTTCGGTCAGGCCACCTATCGCTTCACCGATCAGCTCAGCTTTACCGGCGGCCTGCGTTACACCGCCGACGAAAAGAAGCTCTATCAGGAAAGCCCGTTCGCCCGTCAGCTCGAACGCAGCTTCTCCAAGCTCAACTATTCGGCCACGCTCACCTATCAGGCGACGCCCGACATCATGGCCTATGGCCGTATCGCCAGCGGCTACAAGGCCGGCGGTTTCAACCCGCGCGCGATCAACGACGGCTATGATCCGGAATCGGTCACCAACTATGAAGTCGGCGTGAAGAGCGAGTTCTTCGATCGCCGCCTGCGTTTCAACGGCACGGTCTTCTACGCCGATCTGAAGGACAAGCAGCTCAACCAGCTCGTCGCGGGCACCGGCGGTGCATCGTCGCAGACGATCAACGCGGGCAAGGCAGACTTCAAGGGCGTCGAGCTCGAAATGGAAGCGCTGCCGTTTGATGGCCTGCGTCTCAACGCCTCGTTCGGCTATGTTGATCGCAACTTCTCCGAACTGCTCGCCCTCAATCCGGTCACCAACCTGATCGAGGATTATTCCGACATCGCGAAGTTCAGCTATTCGGCCAGCACCACCGCCAATGTCGGCGGCGAATATTCGATCCCGGACGTCGCGGGCGGCAGGCTCTCCTTCCGTCTCGACTGGGCGTATAAGAGCCGGGTCCGCTTCAACATCCTGCCGGGCGAGCCGTTCAGCCCGAACGACGCGGCGATCCAGGCGCCGGGCTATGGCCTGCTCGATGGCCGCATCATGCTGGCCAATGTGCCGATGGGCGGCACCGAGGCCAGCTTCACGCTCTGGGGCAAGAACCTCACCAACAAGGAATACCGCACCGCCGGCATCGACTTCGGGTCGCTGGGCTTTGCGACCTCCAACTATGGTGAGCCGCGCAGCTACGGCGTCGACATGAAGGTGAAGTTCTGA
- a CDS encoding alpha/beta hydrolase, with amino-acid sequence MNIIERMSFRGQGGLALAADRRGPEDGPAVLMLHGGGQTRGSWNMAANALAARGLSVTTLDLRGHGESAWSADGDYQLHMFAEDLREVVDQLGTAPVLVGASLGGIASMLACGESPHARAAALVLVDIVPRMESSGGNAVVGFMRRTASGFDTLDHAADAIAEYLPHRPRPRSNEGLAKNLRQGDDGRYYWRWDPAFVTPREGWDPDASARRIEAAALAITVPILMVRGMKSDVVSQEAAESFRQLLPHAEIAEVADAHHMVAGDDNDAFLDAITAFVTRHARQGENANG; translated from the coding sequence TTGAACATTATCGAAAGAATGAGTTTTCGGGGGCAGGGCGGTCTCGCGCTTGCCGCCGATCGGCGCGGGCCGGAAGATGGGCCTGCGGTTCTGATGCTCCACGGCGGCGGCCAGACGCGCGGTTCGTGGAATATGGCGGCGAATGCGCTCGCCGCGCGCGGCCTCTCGGTCACCACGCTCGATCTGCGCGGCCACGGTGAAAGCGCCTGGTCGGCGGACGGTGACTATCAGCTTCACATGTTCGCAGAGGATCTGCGCGAAGTGGTCGATCAGCTCGGCACCGCGCCGGTGCTGGTGGGCGCGTCGCTCGGCGGCATCGCCTCGATGCTCGCCTGCGGGGAAAGCCCGCACGCCAGGGCGGCGGCGCTCGTCCTGGTCGATATCGTTCCGCGCATGGAAAGCAGCGGCGGCAACGCCGTGGTCGGTTTCATGCGGCGCACCGCCAGCGGGTTCGATACGCTCGATCACGCCGCCGATGCGATCGCCGAATATCTGCCGCATCGCCCGCGTCCGCGGTCCAACGAGGGGCTAGCCAAGAATCTGCGGCAGGGCGATGACGGGCGCTATTATTGGCGCTGGGATCCGGCCTTCGTCACCCCGCGTGAGGGATGGGATCCCGATGCCAGTGCCCGCCGGATCGAGGCGGCGGCGCTCGCCATCACCGTCCCCATATTGATGGTGCGCGGCATGAAGAGCGATGTCGTCTCGCAGGAAGCGGCGGAAAGCTTTCGCCAATTGCTGCCACATGCTGAAATCGCCGAGGTCGCCGATGCGCACCACATGGTCGCCGGTGACGACAATGACGCCTTTCTGGATGCGATCACGGCGTTCGTGACGCGCCACGCAAGGCAGGGAGAGAATGCAAATGGGTGA
- a CDS encoding long-chain-acyl-CoA synthetase — protein MGEWITPSREESMARLMRGYSRVAGFTRDMDYSVADRIEERAADHADTPFILFEDESISFAAANARANRIAHAAAAAGLKKDDVVALMMLNRPDFVLIWLGLAKIGVVTALINTSATGTVLAHAINQVGAKALIVDSELAGAVADLDPADVPALLWEQAEAGRALSGLRGAVDLEPVLAGQPDHNPDRTLRAGVVLADPLYLIFTSGTTGLPKAARMSHLRFLNAGETMTGLMQIGPDDVFYCVLPLYHGAGGMVVPSVALASGIPFVLRRKFSSSGFWADVRRHKITCFYYIGEICRYLLAAPERADDGDNSLRVMTGAGLKPDVWEAFMRRFDVANVLEGLGSTEANYGFTNADNKIGSVGRVPYPEHTNMRFVVYDVETDDHVRDADGKLVDAKPGEVAEVIAEVLEGTGVGGYFEGYTSREATEQKLLRNVVKPGDAWFRSGDLIRFDEDHYFYFVDRIGNTFRWKSENVSTEEVTAVLTGFPGPEIANVYGVSVPRTEGRAGMVSLTYADASAFDPVAFYRFATEKLAHYAVPVFVRISGSADMTTTFKLRKVELQKEGYDPGSVGGDPLFVADPEAGRYVPLTPETLDRLGIAPFKPEN, from the coding sequence ATGGGTGAATGGATCACGCCGAGCCGTGAGGAATCCATGGCGCGCCTCATGCGTGGTTATTCGCGCGTCGCGGGCTTCACGCGCGACATGGATTACAGCGTCGCCGACCGGATCGAGGAACGCGCCGCCGATCATGCCGATACGCCCTTCATCCTGTTCGAGGATGAAAGCATCAGCTTCGCCGCCGCCAATGCGCGCGCCAACCGCATCGCGCACGCCGCCGCCGCAGCTGGCCTGAAAAAGGACGATGTCGTTGCGCTGATGATGCTCAACCGGCCCGATTTCGTGCTGATCTGGCTGGGCCTTGCCAAGATCGGCGTGGTCACCGCGCTCATCAATACGTCGGCCACCGGCACGGTGCTCGCCCATGCCATCAACCAGGTCGGCGCCAAGGCGCTCATTGTCGATTCCGAGCTGGCCGGCGCGGTCGCCGATCTCGATCCCGCCGATGTGCCGGCACTGCTCTGGGAACAGGCAGAGGCGGGCCGGGCGCTGTCGGGCCTGCGCGGCGCGGTCGATCTCGAACCCGTGCTTGCTGGCCAGCCCGATCATAACCCCGACCGCACTTTACGCGCGGGCGTGGTGCTTGCCGATCCGCTTTATCTTATCTTCACCTCGGGCACGACCGGCCTGCCAAAGGCCGCGCGGATGAGCCATCTGCGTTTCCTGAACGCCGGCGAAACCATGACCGGTCTCATGCAGATCGGGCCCGACGACGTCTTTTACTGCGTCCTCCCGCTCTATCACGGCGCGGGCGGCATGGTGGTGCCCTCGGTGGCGCTCGCCAGCGGCATTCCCTTCGTGCTCCGCCGCAAATTCTCGTCCAGCGGTTTCTGGGCGGATGTCCGCCGCCACAAGATCACGTGCTTCTACTATATCGGGGAAATCTGCCGCTATCTGCTCGCCGCGCCCGAACGCGCCGATGACGGCGACAACAGCCTGCGCGTGATGACCGGCGCTGGGCTCAAGCCCGATGTCTGGGAAGCGTTCATGCGCCGCTTCGACGTCGCCAATGTCCTCGAAGGGCTCGGCTCGACCGAGGCGAATTACGGCTTCACCAATGCCGATAACAAGATCGGTTCGGTCGGCCGCGTGCCCTATCCCGAACACACCAATATGCGTTTCGTGGTCTATGACGTCGAAACCGACGATCATGTCCGCGATGCCGATGGCAAGCTCGTCGATGCCAAGCCCGGCGAGGTCGCCGAGGTGATCGCCGAGGTGCTCGAAGGCACCGGCGTCGGCGGCTATTTCGAAGGCTATACCTCGCGTGAGGCAACCGAGCAGAAGCTGCTGCGCAACGTCGTGAAGCCTGGCGACGCCTGGTTCCGCTCGGGCGATCTCATCCGCTTCGACGAGGATCATTATTTCTATTTCGTCGACCGGATCGGCAACACCTTCCGCTGGAAGAGCGAGAATGTCTCGACCGAAGAGGTCACCGCCGTTCTCACCGGTTTTCCGGGGCCCGAAATCGCCAATGTCTACGGCGTCAGCGTGCCGCGTACCGAAGGGCGCGCAGGCATGGTCTCGCTCACCTATGCCGATGCATCGGCCTTCGATCCCGTCGCCTTCTACCGCTTCGCGACCGAAAAACTTGCCCATTATGCAGTGCCCGTCTTCGTTCGCATCAGCGGTTCGGCGGACATGACGACCACCTTCAAGCTGCGCAAGGTCGAGCTTCAGAAGGAAGGCTATGATCCCGGCTCGGTGGGCGGCGATCCGCTCTTCGTCGCCGATCCTGAGGCCGGTCGCTACGTCCCCCTTACGCCCGAGACGCTCGATCGCCTCGGCATCGCCCCCTTCAAACCGGAGAATTGA
- a CDS encoding acyl-CoA dehydrogenase family protein: MRVEPSAEQAALRAEFRAYLAGIMTDEVRAATQGAESGTVYRDVIRQMGRDGWLTPGWPVEYGGRGLDPSMQKILLEELVLAEAPFPFVTVNTVGPALMRLGTEEQKREILPRIATGDLIFAIGYSEPGAGSDLAALSTRAVRDGDDFVINGQKIFTSGAEGADYVFLAARTDADAPKHKGITIFMMDTRLPGFSVSPIWTVGGVRTNVTYYEDVRVPASMIIGQENGGWRLIAEQLNHERIGLAALTYGANGCFDEVVEWARGVDAAEGGKLIDLPWVQLALAECYTLLRAIGLMGDRVGWEVSQGVTRPELASGLKVFGTEGMIRAIRLLLDVMGPAGLVRDGSPGAQLRGRIEREFRKCQINTFGGGAVEVLRDMVAQMGLNMPRAAR; this comes from the coding sequence ATGCGCGTTGAACCCAGCGCGGAACAGGCCGCCCTGCGCGCCGAATTTCGCGCCTATCTGGCGGGCATCATGACCGATGAGGTCCGCGCCGCGACGCAAGGCGCCGAAAGCGGCACCGTCTACCGCGATGTGATCCGCCAGATGGGCCGCGACGGCTGGCTCACCCCCGGCTGGCCCGTCGAATATGGCGGCCGTGGCCTCGATCCCTCGATGCAGAAGATTTTGCTCGAGGAACTCGTTCTGGCCGAAGCGCCGTTCCCCTTCGTTACCGTGAACACCGTCGGCCCCGCGCTGATGCGGCTCGGCACCGAGGAACAGAAGCGCGAGATTCTGCCCCGCATCGCTACCGGCGATCTCATCTTCGCCATCGGCTATTCCGAACCAGGCGCAGGCTCGGACCTTGCCGCGCTCAGCACCCGCGCGGTCCGCGACGGCGACGATTTCGTCATCAACGGGCAAAAGATCTTCACCAGCGGTGCCGAGGGCGCGGATTATGTCTTCCTCGCCGCGCGCACCGATGCCGATGCGCCCAAGCACAAGGGCATCACCATCTTCATGATGGATACCAGGCTGCCCGGCTTCTCGGTCTCGCCGATCTGGACCGTGGGGGGCGTGCGCACCAACGTCACCTATTATGAGGATGTCCGCGTTCCCGCGTCGATGATCATCGGGCAGGAAAATGGCGGCTGGCGCCTGATCGCCGAACAGCTCAACCATGAACGCATCGGTCTGGCCGCGCTCACCTACGGCGCCAATGGCTGTTTCGACGAAGTCGTCGAATGGGCGCGTGGCGTCGATGCGGCCGAGGGCGGCAAGCTCATCGATCTGCCCTGGGTCCAGCTCGCGCTCGCCGAATGCTACACGCTGCTCCGCGCGATCGGGCTGATGGGGGACCGTGTCGGCTGGGAAGTGTCGCAGGGCGTCACCCGCCCCGAACTCGCCAGCGGGCTCAAGGTCTTCGGCACCGAAGGCATGATCCGCGCGATCCGCCTGCTCCTCGATGTCATGGGCCCTGCCGGGCTGGTGCGTGACGGGTCGCCCGGCGCCCAGCTGCGCGGCCGGATCGAGCGTGAATTCCGCAAATGCCAGATCAACACCTTTGGCGGCGGCGCCGTCGAGGTTCTTCGAGACATGGTTGCCCAGATGGGCCTCAATATGCCGCGCGCGGCAAGATAA
- a CDS encoding bifunctional MaoC family dehydratase N-terminal/OB-fold nucleic acid binding domain-containing protein produces the protein MTEQSDLLTRAREWLGREATAATTARDPVNQAMIRRWAEAMGDANPLWHDPAARAEQGFDTPVAPPAMLEVWTMAPYRPAGRTEEEGMAVLKIFDDAGYFGVVATNIEQEYIRYLREGDVISYRTVISEISDEKKTGLGTGHFVTIDYEFTDQNDELVGRMKFRVLKFRPPEKAAAPEKDTKPKKFAHPRPAITHDNAFFWDGLKERKLLIQSFGGRLVHPPVPACPETGSFDWTTVEASGRGTIHSFVVMHHPQLPGFAYPLPVALVELAEGVRIVANMIAGTKVEDVAIGKPVTLDFVEVEPDYVLPAFRLA, from the coding sequence ATGACCGAGCAAAGCGATCTGCTGACCCGCGCCCGGGAGTGGCTGGGCCGCGAAGCGACCGCCGCCACCACGGCGCGCGATCCCGTCAATCAGGCGATGATCCGGCGTTGGGCCGAGGCGATGGGCGATGCCAACCCCTTGTGGCACGATCCTGCTGCGCGCGCCGAACAGGGTTTCGACACCCCCGTGGCGCCGCCCGCCATGCTCGAAGTGTGGACGATGGCGCCCTACCGCCCCGCAGGCCGGACCGAGGAAGAGGGGATGGCCGTCCTCAAGATCTTCGACGATGCGGGCTATTTCGGCGTCGTCGCCACCAATATCGAACAGGAATATATCCGCTATCTGCGCGAAGGCGATGTGATCAGCTATCGCACCGTCATCTCGGAAATTTCGGACGAGAAGAAGACGGGGCTGGGCACCGGCCATTTCGTCACGATCGATTACGAATTCACCGACCAGAACGATGAACTGGTCGGCCGGATGAAGTTCCGCGTGCTCAAATTTCGCCCGCCCGAAAAGGCTGCCGCGCCAGAAAAGGATACCAAGCCCAAAAAGTTCGCGCATCCGCGCCCCGCGATCACGCACGACAATGCATTTTTCTGGGACGGGCTGAAGGAACGCAAGCTGCTCATCCAGTCCTTTGGCGGTCGGCTCGTCCACCCGCCGGTGCCCGCATGCCCTGAAACCGGTTCGTTCGACTGGACGACGGTGGAGGCCAGCGGGCGCGGCACGATCCACAGCTTCGTCGTGATGCACCATCCGCAGCTGCCGGGCTTTGCCTATCCGCTGCCGGTCGCCCTCGTCGAGCTTGCGGAGGGTGTGCGCATCGTCGCCAACATGATTGCTGGCACAAAGGTGGAGGATGTCGCGATCGGCAAGCCGGTCACGCTCGATTTCGTCGAGGTGGAGCCCGATTACGTGCTTCCCGCCTTCCGTCTGGCCTGA
- a CDS encoding acyl-CoA dehydrogenase family protein gives MDFALSEEQQSLRDLAAQIFGDRVTDESLRAFDRDGHAYDAGLWQTLAEAGLLGLAVPEEQGGLGFGMAELALLLEEQGRVLAPLPLHATLVAGALPVAAFGTDAQKAVLARVATGQAVLTAALEELGNTDPAAPVLRAARTNSGWTLDGVKIAVPYGAEADLLLVPARCDGQILVFLVDPAAAGVEIAGQRSTSSQPHAEIRFNGAAVAADALLGGEEQGGAVARFLVDHARAGLAALQLGICQDALRRTAAYSSERIQFGRPLGSMQAVQQRAADGFIDVEAMRSTLQRAVWLLDNKREARAEIATAKYWAAMGGHRVSHSAQHLHGGLGADMDYPIHRYFLAAKQVELALGGAQPLLSEIGRAIAAGRTAPLAGANA, from the coding sequence ATGGATTTCGCACTCAGCGAAGAACAGCAAAGCCTGCGCGATCTCGCCGCGCAGATTTTTGGAGACCGCGTAACCGACGAAAGCCTGCGCGCTTTCGACCGGGACGGGCACGCCTATGACGCTGGCTTGTGGCAGACCTTGGCCGAGGCCGGGCTGCTCGGCCTTGCCGTGCCCGAGGAACAGGGCGGACTAGGTTTCGGCATGGCCGAACTCGCGCTCCTGCTCGAAGAACAGGGCCGGGTGCTCGCGCCTCTGCCGCTCCACGCCACGCTCGTCGCCGGCGCGCTGCCGGTCGCAGCCTTCGGCACCGATGCGCAAAAAGCGGTGCTCGCCCGCGTCGCCACCGGGCAGGCGGTGCTCACCGCCGCGCTCGAGGAACTGGGCAACACCGATCCCGCCGCCCCCGTGCTCCGCGCCGCGCGCACCAATAGCGGCTGGACGCTTGACGGGGTGAAGATCGCGGTGCCGTACGGCGCCGAGGCCGATCTGCTCCTCGTTCCCGCGCGCTGCGACGGACAGATCCTCGTCTTCCTCGTCGATCCCGCCGCTGCGGGCGTCGAGATTGCCGGCCAGCGGTCGACGAGTTCACAGCCCCACGCCGAAATCCGCTTCAACGGTGCCGCCGTTGCGGCCGATGCGCTGTTGGGGGGCGAGGAACAGGGCGGCGCGGTTGCGCGCTTCCTTGTCGATCACGCCCGCGCCGGGCTCGCCGCGCTCCAGCTTGGCATTTGTCAGGATGCGCTGCGCCGTACCGCCGCCTATTCGAGCGAGCGGATCCAGTTCGGCCGTCCGCTCGGCTCGATGCAGGCGGTGCAGCAGCGCGCCGCCGACGGCTTTATCGATGTCGAGGCGATGCGCTCGACGCTGCAACGCGCGGTCTGGCTGCTCGACAATAAGCGTGAGGCGCGCGCCGAAATCGCCACCGCCAAATATTGGGCGGCGATGGGTGGCCACCGCGTGTCGCACAGCGCCCAGCATCTCCACGGCGGGCTCGGGGCCGATATGGATTATCCGATCCACCGCTATTTCCTCGCCGCCAAGCAGGTCGAGCTCGCCCTTGGCGGGGCCCAGCCGCTGCTCTCCGAAATCGGCCGCGCCATCGCCGCTGGCCGCACCGCACCCCTTGCCGGAGCAAATGCATGA
- a CDS encoding MaoC/PaaZ C-terminal domain-containing protein, whose product MKFNDITVGQALPELSFPITASAIVAGALATNDYENVHHDKAAAQARGVPDIFMNILTTNGLVQRFVTDWAGPSARIRNIAIRLGAPNFAGDTMVVNGTVESVDAAAQTAAIKVSGRNGLGEHVTSTVTIGFA is encoded by the coding sequence ATGAAGTTCAACGACATCACGGTCGGTCAGGCGCTGCCTGAACTGTCCTTCCCGATCACGGCATCGGCCATTGTGGCGGGTGCGCTCGCCACCAATGATTATGAAAATGTCCATCACGACAAGGCCGCCGCCCAGGCGCGCGGCGTGCCGGATATCTTCATGAACATCCTCACCACCAACGGCCTCGTCCAGCGTTTCGTGACCGATTGGGCGGGCCCGTCGGCGCGGATCAGGAACATCGCCATCCGCCTCGGCGCGCCCAATTTCGCGGGCGACACGATGGTGGTCAACGGCACCGTCGAGTCCGTCGATGCCGCCGCGCAGACCGCCGCCATCAAGGTGTCGGGTCGCAACGGGCTGGGGGAACATGTCACCTCCACCGTCACCATCGGTTTTGCTTGA